In Chitinophagaceae bacterium C216, the genomic stretch CAACAATATTTTTAACCAACGCCCTCTCATGGCTCTATCTATATCGTACGATGCTTATACTACAGGATCAAATTTTGCGCGAAGGTACTAATAAAATGCGAGTCGGCACAAGCTTAGTTTTCTCAATAACGTTAGAATTTTTAGCTCAATTGTTCATACAATTTTACTAAAAACCAAACTGCTGCAATTCCCCCCAAACCCGAAAGAGTTGGAGAGCACGTGTTGTAATGGCCGGTGTTGCAGCTCTACAACAGGAGTGAAGGGTAGTTCTTTCATCTGTGTTTCGAAGCGTAGATTAGGAAAGACAAGGCCTTGTTCAATAGCCAACGTAGAGAAAACCGCTTCAATGCCACCGCTGGCTCCCAGCGTATGACCGGTGAATGATTTGGTGGAGCTCATAGAAGGATAAGGCTCCTGAAATAAAGTTTTTATGGCAGTACCCTCTGCAATATCATTATTGTTGGTACCAGTACCATGAAGGTTGATATAATCTATCTGCGAGGGTTGCAAACCGGCTTTTTCAAGTGCTTTTTTCATTGCCAGCAAGTTTCCTTTTCCCTCAGGAGAAGAGGCGGTCTGGTGATGAGCATCGTTTGCATTGGCCCATCCACTAAGAACAACCGAAGGTTTCTTTGCTAAAGTTGCAGCTACTGTTTCCGAAATCAATACCACGTATCCGGCGCCCTCTCCTAAGTTCAATCCTCGACGGTTTTCATCAAAAGGCTGACAAGGCTGGTTGTCTAAAATCATCAATGTATTAAAACCATTCAGCGTAAACCGCGTTAACGAATCCACACCTCCGGCGATTACCACATCCAGCTTATCTTGCTTTATCAAACGCGCCGCTAGAAAAATACTATTGGCCGAAGAAGAACAGGCCGTACTTATAGTGGTTACAAAATCTTTTATGCCCAATACATCGGCAGTAATTTCGGTAATGGCACCGCATTCGTGATTTACAACCTGATGCAGACGACCGGCATGGGAATTCGTCAAAAATCCTTCAAAGAAATCTTCCGTTTTATCCATTCCGCCGACTGAATTGGCAGAAATGAATCCGGTACGCCATTTTTTTATATCAATTCCAGCGTTTTCGACAGCCTCCATTGCAGCCAGTGTACTTAATAGAGCCGTACGACTGATCCGTTCGGACAACCCGGTACGCTCGGCCAGCTCCGCATTGGACAGTTTAACTTCTGCAACAGGCAATGCTCCTTTATGCACCGAGTGCAGGCGCTGCATGGCATCGATTCCGGCTTTGCCGGAAATCAGTGAAGACAGATTTTCCTGTACATTATTTCCAATTGCTGAAACTACACCTGTACCTGCAACATACACGGCATTTCCAACGGATTTTGGCTGACTCTCCATGGTTGCTGTTTCGAAAAGTTTTTTTAGTTGGCTGATCCTGCCTGACGTTCGAGAATATAATCGGCCATGGTACTTACAGAACGAAAGATACTTTGCCCTTCTTCTGCATTATTCAGCTTTATATTGTATTCCTGTTGTAGCAATACAATTAGTTCCAAAGCATCGATCGAGTCAAGACCTAATCCTTCCACGAACAGCGGATCATCGTCTCCGATATCTTCAGGTTTTTTATCAACCAAATTCAGTTGTTTTATAATCTGCTCTTTCAACTGCTGTATCAGCTCATTCCTTTCCATTCAAATCTTGTTTGTAATATTTATCTATGTTTTCGGCAGTAAAGTTAACGCCATTATGATTTCCTACTTCAACAAAGAAAAGGCAGGCCTCCATTGTATCGTTTACAACATCGGACCAACCACAAATACAGGCTTTTATACGTTGATGCCTTAATAGGTCCATAACATAAAAATGCAGTAGCCTTGCATCGAATTGCCCACTTACGAAAAATGCATTTTCTCCCTTACATCCGTATCGTATACTTATTTCTCCAATTACAATATTGGGCAGCGTATATACAAAGAGTGCTGGGCTAGGATAGGCTTTTGACGACTCATAATACTTTACATCCGCCTCAATACTGGCATTGCTGTTAGATAATACGATTCCTATGTCTTCCGGTTGATAGTTTTCTAAACGTAAATGATGCAACAATACATGTGCCGCCAGCGTTCCTAGCTTACATAAATTATCCATTTTGAAAAACTTCGGATAATTTAGGGTCAGCTGGTCATACATGTCCTGCAGAATATCTGTCCCCTCTGTTTTCCTTTCATAAATTAACTCCTCATTCCTCCAAACCTTATGATTTCGAATCTTACAAAAGGAGGTAATATGCACGCTGCTATCTTGTAACAATGCTTCTTATTTTTTTTCAGAGTCTTTAAACCCGTTGTTAATGTAAGAAATACTGTCTCTCAGATGAATAGTTTTAGCCAGTTTTCTTAACGCGGTATCATGATACTTCACATAATCATTTTCTAAATCCCATACATAACCGGCCAATACCGAGCATATTTTACGCTTAATATTAGAATCTTGATCTTTAGCAAAAAATATTGTGTGTAATGTAGTATCGTACCATCCGTTTACATAACTTCTGAATGTATTGACACCCTGCATCATCACTTCGGTATATTCTTTATGCCAATCTACGTTTTCGCCTTTCAGATGCCTTATCACTAGATTTCCCGCCAGCTGACTGGATACCGTAGCCAATGTCACCCCTGAAGAAAAAACAGGATCCAAGAACTCTGTTACATTCCCTGTAAGTATAAAGCCTTTCCCATAGAATGTTTGCGTAGTGGTAGACCAAGACTGCAATACCTTTGGCTCCCATAAGAACTCCACACCTTCCATGCGTTGAGCGACATAGGGTTCGTCGGCAATAAGTCCTCGCATCTGCTCTTCAAGAGTGCCGGTATATTTATCAAAGAACGACGGCGTTCCTACAAAACCCACAGATGTTACTCCTGTAGAAAACGGAATCACCCACACCCACACATCGGGTTTGTGCACTACAATGGTAATTCTGTCGGGCTCATCATCCATATGTCGTTTTACATCTTTTATGTGGACAAAAACGGCTTTGCGCGGAGGTAAATTCGACGGTTTGTCCAATCCAAACAAACGGGGAATCACCCGGCCATATCCACTGCCGTCAATGATAAAACGAGCTGCTATCTGCTTGGTATTCCCTGTAGCATCTGCCACAGTAGTAACAGAGCTTCCATCTTCCTTAAAATCAATGGCCTTTACTTCGGTTTCATACTCCACTTCTACACCCTGTTCCTGTACACCATCGGCCAACGCCTTATCAAAGTCGGCACGAGTTACCTGATAGGCATGGTCCCAACCTTTGGTAAACTGATCGGCAAACGAATAATCACAGACCACTCCATCTCGAACAAACTTTGCACCCGTTTTACGTTGGAATCCTTGTTCCAGCACTTTGTTCAGCAATCCCGCTTCTTCTAATGATTCCATACAGCGGGGCAAAAGACTCTCGCCAATTACAAATCGAGGAAATTTTAGCTTTTCTACAATTTTTACTTTAAAACCCGCTTTATTTACTAGGGCGGCGGCAACAGTACCGGCAGGACCAGCTCCTATAACGAGTACATCTGTTTGTTCGGATTGCATTGTTTA encodes the following:
- the fabF_3 gene encoding 3-oxoacyl-[acyl-carrier-protein] synthase 2, with the protein product MESQPKSVGNAVYVAGTGVVSAIGNNVQENLSSLISGKAGIDAMQRLHSVHKGALPVAEVKLSNAELAERTGLSERISRTALLSTLAAMEAVENAGIDIKKWRTGFISANSVGGMDKTEDFFEGFLTNSHAGRLHQVVNHECGAITEITADVLGIKDFVTTISTACSSSANSIFLAARLIKQDKLDVVIAGGVDSLTRFTLNGFNTLMILDNQPCQPFDENRRGLNLGEGAGYVVLISETVAATLAKKPSVVLSGWANANDAHHQTASSPEGKGNLLAMKKALEKAGLQPSQIDYINLHGTGTNNNDIAEGTAIKTLFQEPYPSMSSTKSFTGHTLGASGGIEAVFSTLAIEQGLVFPNLRFETQMKELPFTPVVELQHRPLQHVLSNSFGFGGNCSSLVFSKIV
- the acpP_3 gene encoding Acyl carrier protein, whose product is MERNELIQQLKEQIIKQLNLVDKKPEDIGDDDPLFVEGLGLDSIDALELIVLLQQEYNIKLNNAEEGQSIFRSVSTMADYILERQAGSAN
- the mhpA gene encoding 3-(3-hydroxy-phenyl)propionate/3-hydroxycinnamic acid hydroxylase gives rise to the protein MQSEQTDVLVIGAGPAGTVAAALVNKAGFKVKIVEKLKFPRFVIGESLLPRCMESLEEAGLLNKVLEQGFQRKTGAKFVRDGVVCDYSFADQFTKGWDHAYQVTRADFDKALADGVQEQGVEVEYETEVKAIDFKEDGSSVTTVADATGNTKQIAARFIIDGSGYGRVIPRLFGLDKPSNLPPRKAVFVHIKDVKRHMDDEPDRITIVVHKPDVWVWVIPFSTGVTSVGFVGTPSFFDKYTGTLEEQMRGLIADEPYVAQRMEGVEFLWEPKVLQSWSTTTQTFYGKGFILTGNVTEFLDPVFSSGVTLATVSSQLAGNLVIRHLKGENVDWHKEYTEVMMQGVNTFRSYVNGWYDTTLHTIFFAKDQDSNIKRKICSVLAGYVWDLENDYVKYHDTALRKLAKTIHLRDSISYINNGFKDSEKK